A region from the Acomys russatus chromosome 22, mAcoRus1.1, whole genome shotgun sequence genome encodes:
- the Rbm47 gene encoding RNA-binding protein 47, with product MTAEDSTTAMNSDPTVGSSAKVPEGVAGAPNEAALLALMERTGYSMVQENGQRKYGGPPPGWEGPHPQRGCEVFVGKIPRDVYEDELVPVFETVGRIYELRLMMDFDGKNRGYAFVMYCHKHEAKRAVRELNNYEIRPGRLLGVCCSVDNCRLFIGGIPKMKKRGEILEEIAKVTEGVLNVIVYASAADKMKNRGFAFVEYESHRAAAMARRKLMPGRIQLWGHQIAVDWAEPEIDVDEDVMQTVKILYVRNLMIETTEETIKRSFGQFNPGCVERVKKIRDYAFVHFTSREDAVHAMNNLNGTELEGSCLEVTLAKPVDKEQYSRYQKAAKGGGGSTEVAAQQPSYVYSCDPYTLTYYGYPYNALIGPNRDYFVKTGSVRGRGRGAAGNRTPGPRGSYLGGYSAGRGIYSRYHEGKGKQQEKGYELVPNLEISAVNPVAIKPGTVAIPAIGAQYSMFQAAPAPKIIEDGKIHTMEHMISPIAVQPDPAAAAAAAAAAAAAVIPTVSTPPPFQGRPITPVYTVAPNVQRIPAAGIYGASYVPFAAPATATIATLQKNAAAAAVYGGYAGYIPQAFPAALQVPIHDVYQTY from the exons ATGACCGCAGAAGATTCCACCACAGCCATGAACAGCGATCCAACAGTGGGGTCCTCCGCCAAGGTGCCAGAGGGCGTGGCGGGCGCGCCCAACGAGGCTGCGCTCTTGGCGCTGATGGAGCGCACGGGCTACAGCATGGTGCAGGAGAACGGGCAGCGCAAGTACGGTGGACCCCCGCCCGGCTGGGAGGGCCCGCACCCCCAGCGCGGCTGTGAGGTCTTCGTGGGCAAGATCCCGCGCGACGTGTATGAAGACGAGCTGGTGCCTGTGTTCGAGACCGTAGGCCGCATCTACGAGCTACGCCTCATGATGGACTTCGATGGCAAGAACCGAGGCTATGCCTTCGTCATGTACTGCCACAAGCACGAGGCCAAGCGAGCTGTTCGTGAGCTCAACAACTACGAGATCCGCCCGGGCCGCCTGCTGGGGGTGTGCTGCAGCGTGGACAACTGCCGCCTCTTCATTGGCGGCATCCCCAAGATGAAGAAGCGCGGAGAGATCCTGGAGGAGATCGCCAAGGTCACCGAGGGCGTACTCAATGTGATCGTGTACGCCAGTGCGGCGGACAAGATGAAAAACCGAGGCTTCGCCTTCGTGGAGTATGAGAGCCATCGTGCTGCGGCAATGGCACGTCGCAAGCTCATGCCGGGTCGTATCCAACTGTGGGGCCACCAGATCGCTGTGGACTGGGCCGAGCCCGAGATCGATGTGGACGAGGATGTAATGCAGACAGTGAAAATACTCTACGTGCGCAACCTCATGATCGAGACCACGGAGGAGACCATCAAGAGGAGCTTCGGCCAGTTCAACCCGGGATGCGTGGAAAGGGTAAAGAAGATCCGTGACTACGCCTTCGTGCACTTCACTAGCCGCGAGGACGCCGTGCACGCCATGAACAACCTCAATGGCACGGAGTTGGAGGGCTCCTGCCTGGAGGTCACGCTGGCCAAGCCTGTGGACAAAGAGCAGTACTCGCGCTACCAGAAGGCAGCCAAGGGCGGTGGTGGCTCGACTGAGGTGGCAGCGCAGCAACCCAGCTATGTGTACTCCTGTGATCCCTACACGTTGACTTATTATGGCTACCCCTACAACGCGCTCATCGGGCCCAACAGGGACTACTTCGTAAAAA cAGGCAGCGTAAGAGGCCGAGGGCGAGGCGCGGCTGGAAACAGAACCCCAgggcccaggggttcctaccTCGGAGGATACTCTGCTGGCCGTGGCATATATAGCCGATACCACGAAGGCAAaggaaaacagcaggaaaaaGGATACGAACTTGTGCCGAATTTGGAAATCTCTGCTGTCAATCCAGTTGCCATTAAACCTGGCACAG TGGCCATCCCTGCCATCGGTGCCCAGTACTCCATGTTCCAGGCAGCCCCAGCCCCTAAAATAATTGAAGATGGCAAGATCCACACGATGGAACACATGATCAGCCCCATTGCCGTACAGCCTGAccctgccgctgccgccgccgccgctgccgccgccgccgccgctgtcATTCCTACTGTATCTACACCGCCACCTTTCCAG GGCCGTCCGATAACTCCTGTGTACACCGTGGCACCAAACGTTCAGCGAATCCCTGCCGCTGGCATCTACGGGGCCAGCTACGTCCCCTTTGCTGCTCCGGCCACCGCCACGATCGCCACACTACAGAAGAACGCTGCTGCGGCCGCCGTGTACGGGGGCTACGCCGGCTACATACCTCAGGCCTTCCCCGCCGCCCTCCAGGTGCCCATCCATGACGTCTACCAGACTTACTGA